The Niallia alba genome includes a window with the following:
- a CDS encoding ISLre2 family transposase — MKKDTIQLPTLKELEKDLFVMLQKTFGEVLTKQLEEMDQQIAENRDKKRFYLQDKRAVEMDTSFGSIIINRNYYRDREKGGYVYLLDHYLEFEGSKGFSPLVETMAMEMAVQGTSYRHASSMIEKLLGYKVISHETIRQHLLQTEVTFVKPTDQLRKVLFVEVDGLYVKRQRGKRRGREEKIASVHEGWIVNGKRTSLIAKRHYVHKGKEAFWEGFEQFLIDNYNYNPSEHHLVINGDGAQWITACQDHYKNAFFVIDRFHVAREVKTLFKGHKRYRVIRKKLAQYDAKGFLVELNSAVGTLENEKKEERLEEFIQQLSKYPQALGDYREWLKEKDIDTSHYRPMGSAEGTMSVFAKRLKNGRSWCDKGIQAFIDFMVGMKDELEIKTILGRINPNDQTASVSQPKYYVEKLKSSVGELTRNNLSYLNRQKGKPIYHALQALRGF, encoded by the coding sequence ATGAAAAAAGATACCATACAATTACCCACATTAAAAGAACTGGAAAAAGATTTATTTGTTATGCTTCAAAAGACATTTGGTGAAGTTCTCACGAAGCAACTCGAAGAAATGGATCAACAGATTGCAGAAAATAGAGATAAAAAGAGATTTTACCTTCAGGATAAGCGAGCCGTAGAGATGGATACTTCATTCGGTTCTATTATCATCAATCGGAATTACTATAGGGACAGGGAAAAGGGTGGATACGTTTATCTCCTTGATCACTATTTAGAGTTTGAGGGGTCAAAAGGTTTCAGTCCCCTAGTTGAAACGATGGCAATGGAAATGGCAGTTCAAGGTACATCCTATCGTCATGCTTCCTCCATGATTGAGAAACTTCTAGGTTACAAAGTAATCAGCCATGAGACTATTCGTCAACACCTTCTACAAACAGAAGTTACTTTCGTCAAGCCGACCGACCAATTGAGGAAAGTGCTCTTTGTAGAAGTAGACGGACTATATGTGAAAAGGCAACGTGGAAAACGACGTGGGCGGGAAGAAAAGATTGCTTCCGTACATGAGGGCTGGATAGTCAACGGGAAACGAACATCCTTAATCGCAAAACGTCACTATGTCCACAAAGGTAAAGAAGCGTTCTGGGAAGGATTTGAGCAGTTCTTAATAGATAATTACAACTACAATCCGAGTGAACATCACCTCGTAATTAATGGGGATGGAGCCCAGTGGATTACGGCTTGTCAGGATCACTATAAGAATGCATTCTTTGTCATCGACCGATTCCATGTAGCTCGTGAGGTTAAAACGCTTTTCAAAGGCCATAAGAGATATAGAGTCATTCGTAAGAAACTGGCTCAATATGATGCGAAAGGATTCCTAGTGGAACTTAATAGTGCAGTTGGTACTCTTGAAAACGAAAAGAAAGAAGAACGGTTAGAAGAGTTCATACAACAGCTGTCAAAATATCCTCAGGCCCTTGGAGATTATCGCGAATGGTTGAAGGAAAAAGACATAGACACAAGCCACTATCGTCCAATGGGAAGTGCGGAAGGAACGATGAGTGTATTCGCTAAACGGCTTAAAAACGGCCGCAGCTGGTGCGATAAAGGAATACAAGCATTTATTGACTTTATGGTTGGTATGAAGGATGAATTAGAAATCAAGACGATTTTAGGACGAATTAACCCTAACGATCAAACCGCTTCTGTTTCTCAGCCAAAATATTATGTGGAAAAGTTAAAGAGTTCAGTCGGAGAGCTAACAAGAAATAATTTATCATATTTAAATCGGCAAAAAGGAAAGCCGATATACCATGCTTTACAAGCCTTACGAGGTTTTTAA
- the pfkB gene encoding 1-phosphofructokinase produces the protein MIYTLTLNPSVDYIIEVPEVHLGELNRLEKTSKFAGGKGINVSRVLKRMGVQSKALGFVGGFTGSFIENQLQAENIETDFVKVEEDTRINVKVKADTETELNASGPTISEVKFQELKNKIASLTSEDLLVLAGSVPSTLPKTTYEELVKICHENNVSFVVDAEGDLLKAVLPYRPFLIKPNHHELGELFGTTITTAEEAIPYGKKLLEMGAQNVIVSLAGEGAVLISQHEELISTVPKGEVKSSVGAGDSMVAGFLSKYEETQDMKESFRYSIASGSATAFSIGLCTKEKVESLLSQVQLQS, from the coding sequence ATGATTTATACCCTAACCTTAAATCCTTCTGTCGATTATATTATCGAGGTACCAGAAGTGCATTTAGGAGAGCTAAATCGATTAGAAAAAACAAGTAAGTTTGCTGGTGGAAAAGGAATAAACGTTTCCAGAGTATTGAAAAGAATGGGAGTACAAAGTAAAGCATTAGGATTTGTGGGCGGTTTTACAGGTAGCTTCATTGAAAATCAATTACAAGCAGAAAATATTGAAACTGATTTTGTTAAAGTAGAAGAAGACACGCGAATTAACGTTAAGGTAAAAGCTGATACTGAAACGGAATTGAACGCGAGTGGGCCGACTATCTCCGAAGTTAAATTCCAAGAGTTAAAAAATAAGATAGCTTCTTTAACCTCAGAGGATCTTCTTGTTTTAGCAGGAAGTGTACCATCTACTCTGCCAAAAACCACCTATGAAGAATTGGTGAAGATTTGTCATGAGAATAATGTATCCTTTGTTGTAGACGCAGAAGGAGATTTACTAAAAGCAGTCTTGCCATACCGACCATTTTTAATTAAGCCTAATCATCATGAACTTGGTGAACTGTTTGGAACAACTATTACTACTGCTGAAGAAGCGATTCCATATGGAAAAAAACTATTGGAAATGGGCGCACAGAATGTCATTGTTTCGTTAGCTGGTGAAGGAGCAGTATTGATTAGTCAGCACGAAGAATTAATAAGTACGGTACCAAAAGGAGAAGTAAAAAGCTCTGTCGGTGCAGGGGATAGCATGGTGGCAGGATTCCTATCAAAATATGAGGAAACACAGGATATGAAAGAATCTTTCCGCTATAGCATTGCTTCAGGTAGTGCAACAGCATTTTCGATTGGATTATGTACAAAGGAAAAGGTAGAGAGTCTCCTTTCACAAGTTCAATTACAATCATAA
- a CDS encoding MFS transporter — MDHVNDDKRIVNLTNKAHKTAKKQNVKVSKMAIFSLSSIPLVMTLGNSMLIPVLPSIEQKLNISSFQVSMIITVYSVLAIILIPVAGYLSDHIGRKRVIIPSLIIAAIGGVISGIAAWLMDNSYWVILIGRALQGVGAAGAFPIVLPLVGDLFKEEEEVSSTLGVIETANTFGKVLSPILGAFLAGFIWFIPFMSIPVFCLISIVLILFFVKSPKSKVKPLPFKQFIQHTKETMHKDKKWLYAIFFIGAIVMFVLFAEMFYLSDILEKKYQIKNIKKGLYLAIPLGALCLTSYITGKKIKKDKNLMRWITFIGLVAIIIGTIALNFSENMWFIIVFLTIAGIGIGASLPPLDALITEGIEKEERGTITSIYSSMRFIGVAAGPPIMAILMKHMENFQFYLLCSFALIAALAAFFRLKQEEKETQTK, encoded by the coding sequence ATGGATCATGTAAATGACGATAAAAGAATAGTAAACCTTACAAACAAAGCACACAAGACAGCGAAGAAGCAAAATGTAAAGGTTTCTAAAATGGCAATATTCTCACTTTCCTCCATTCCATTAGTAATGACTCTTGGGAATAGCATGCTGATTCCAGTATTGCCATCAATTGAACAAAAGTTAAATATATCTTCTTTTCAAGTTAGTATGATTATTACAGTATATTCTGTTCTTGCGATTATTCTTATACCTGTAGCAGGTTATTTATCTGATCATATCGGGCGTAAACGGGTTATTATCCCAAGTTTAATTATTGCAGCTATTGGTGGAGTGATTTCAGGTATTGCTGCATGGCTGATGGATAATAGTTACTGGGTGATCCTTATAGGACGTGCATTACAAGGGGTAGGAGCTGCAGGAGCATTTCCGATAGTATTACCGTTAGTAGGTGATTTGTTTAAAGAGGAGGAGGAAGTTAGTAGCACATTAGGGGTTATTGAAACAGCGAATACATTTGGGAAAGTTCTTAGTCCAATTCTTGGTGCCTTTTTGGCGGGTTTTATTTGGTTTATCCCATTCATGTCTATTCCGGTCTTCTGTTTGATTTCAATCGTTTTGATCTTGTTTTTTGTCAAATCGCCAAAGAGTAAAGTAAAACCACTGCCGTTTAAGCAATTTATCCAACATACGAAAGAAACAATGCATAAAGACAAAAAATGGCTATACGCCATTTTCTTTATTGGAGCTATTGTTATGTTTGTTCTTTTTGCGGAAATGTTTTACTTATCAGATATATTAGAAAAGAAATATCAGATAAAAAATATTAAAAAAGGGCTATATCTTGCTATACCACTTGGAGCCTTATGCCTTACTTCTTACATTACAGGCAAAAAAATAAAAAAAGACAAAAATTTAATGAGGTGGATTACCTTTATCGGTCTGGTCGCAATCATTATCGGTACGATTGCTCTTAATTTTTCGGAAAACATGTGGTTTATCATCGTCTTTCTTACCATTGCTGGTATTGGTATTGGTGCTAGCTTGCCACCTCTGGACGCCCTTATAACAGAAGGTATCGAAAAAGAAGAACGAGGCACCATCACTAGTATTTATAGTAGCATGCGCTTTATCGGAGTAGCAGCAGGGCCACCAATTATGGCCATTTTAATGAAGCATATGGAGAATTTTCAATTCTATCTGCTTTGTTCCTTTGCTTTAATCGCTGCCCTTGCTGCATTCTTCCGATTAAAGCAAGAAGAAAAAGAAACACAGACAAAGTAA
- a CDS encoding MOSC domain-containing protein, protein MLVGKVIALSIGKEKSFTWKERNIQSAIGKEKVNEAILTFDGFVGDGVANTAFHGGV, encoded by the coding sequence ATGTTAGTGGGAAAAGTTATTGCACTTAGTATTGGCAAGGAAAAATCATTCACATGGAAAGAAAGAAACATTCAGTCAGCGATTGGCAAAGAAAAAGTGAACGAAGCGATTCTAACGTTTGACGGCTTTGTTGGAGATGGAGTTGCCAACACAGCGTTTCATGGTGGGGTATGA
- the trpE gene encoding anthranilate synthase component I has translation MENNMLLMDEIQGDTLTPISIYQRLSGKKKFLLESSLKHEDSGRYSIIGCDPTFELIGKGMETVILEGDKREVRQERALDLVKELLPKNNLTLPFQLPVNAGAFGYVGYDNIKHYENIGPEVKDDIGIPDVHLMFFEDLVIFDHLEQKVYLVASPLKETTTAKDLKFRLQIRKLEITAPFKEDSPKVKLSPFETCISKEQFIEKVNKAKQYILEGDIFQVVPSQRMTADMEGSPFSYYRKLRIKNQSPYMYFIDFDDYAVLGSSPESLIKAINGKVITNPIAGTRPRGATNEEDTNLENDLLKDEKELAEHKMLVDLARNDVGKVSTFGSISVDKYIKVEKYKHVMHLVSEVSGNLRNNYTSVDALISCLPAGTVSGAPKIRAMQIINELEGTKRGIYSGAVGYFSKNGNMDFALAIRTMVIKDKKAYIQAGAGIVHDSVPEKEYEETIHKLKLFLEGQHDFINR, from the coding sequence ATGGAAAATAATATGTTGTTAATGGATGAAATTCAAGGAGATACACTTACCCCGATAAGTATTTATCAAAGGTTGTCCGGAAAAAAGAAATTCTTGCTGGAAAGCTCTTTAAAACACGAAGATTCAGGGAGATATTCCATTATCGGATGTGACCCAACCTTTGAACTTATTGGTAAAGGCATGGAAACAGTCATACTTGAAGGCGATAAACGAGAAGTAAGACAAGAAAGAGCGCTTGACTTAGTCAAAGAATTATTACCTAAAAATAACCTAACACTTCCCTTTCAACTACCAGTTAACGCAGGAGCATTCGGTTATGTTGGTTATGATAATATAAAGCACTATGAAAACATTGGTCCAGAAGTTAAGGATGATATTGGAATCCCAGATGTACATCTGATGTTTTTTGAAGATTTAGTAATTTTTGATCATTTAGAACAAAAAGTTTATTTAGTGGCAAGTCCATTAAAAGAAACAACAACAGCAAAAGATCTAAAATTTCGTCTACAGATAAGAAAGCTAGAGATTACTGCTCCATTTAAAGAGGATTCTCCTAAAGTGAAACTGAGCCCTTTTGAAACATGTATATCGAAAGAGCAGTTTATAGAGAAAGTTAATAAGGCGAAGCAATATATTTTAGAAGGAGATATTTTCCAAGTAGTTCCATCACAAAGAATGACAGCAGATATGGAGGGATCTCCGTTTTCTTATTATCGAAAACTGCGCATCAAGAACCAGTCACCTTATATGTATTTCATCGATTTTGACGATTACGCAGTACTTGGGAGTTCACCTGAAAGTTTGATTAAAGCAATAAATGGAAAAGTCATAACGAATCCGATTGCAGGTACTAGGCCAAGAGGTGCGACAAACGAAGAGGATACCAATTTAGAAAATGACTTATTAAAGGATGAAAAGGAATTAGCTGAGCATAAAATGTTGGTTGACTTAGCAAGGAACGATGTTGGAAAGGTAAGTACCTTTGGGAGTATCTCCGTTGATAAGTATATAAAAGTAGAAAAGTATAAGCATGTTATGCATCTAGTTTCAGAAGTAAGTGGAAATTTAAGAAATAATTATACAAGTGTTGATGCACTGATTTCTTGTTTGCCTGCTGGAACTGTATCTGGAGCACCTAAAATACGGGCAATGCAGATTATAAATGAATTAGAAGGAACAAAAAGAGGGATTTACTCAGGGGCAGTTGGCTATTTTTCAAAAAATGGAAATATGGACTTTGCCTTGGCGATTCGTACGATGGTTATTAAAGACAAAAAAGCATATATCCAAGCTGGTGCAGGCATTGTACATGACTCTGTTCCAGAAAAGGAATATGAGGAAACCATTCATAAGCTAAAATTATTTTTGGAGGGACAACATGATTTTATTAATCGATAA
- a CDS encoding MOSC domain-containing protein, whose translation MQKKLPQKLDSIHGGKERAVCYYPYEHYKKWEEEFKATINPPAFGENICGTEFTEHNTYIGDIFSLGDAVVQVTQGRFPCSTISKYNQIDTFLSRIVETCYTGYFLKVLEEGVVSERSTFQLLDRPQDKVSVWDATKVMLLDRKNKDAMLSILQIEQLAEDWKNRYKKALEKIN comes from the coding sequence ATCCAAAAAAAACTCCCACAAAAACTTGACTCAATCCATGGTGGGAAAGAAAGGGCAGTATGTTATTATCCTTATGAGCATTATAAAAAATGGGAAGAAGAATTTAAAGCAACGATTAATCCTCCTGCCTTTGGGGAAAATATTTGTGGGACGGAATTTACAGAGCATAATACATATATTGGTGACATCTTTTCTTTAGGAGATGCTGTTGTTCAAGTAACACAAGGGAGATTTCCTTGTTCAACTATTTCAAAATATAATCAGATTGATACATTTTTAAGCAGGATAGTGGAAACATGCTATACCGGTTATTTTCTAAAAGTATTGGAAGAAGGAGTAGTCAGTGAACGGTCTACCTTTCAACTGTTAGATCGTCCCCAAGATAAAGTGTCTGTTTGGGATGCTACAAAAGTGATGCTTCTTGATCGGAAAAATAAAGATGCCATGTTATCAATACTACAAATCGAGCAATTGGCGGAAGATTGGAAAAATCGTTATAAAAAGGCACTTGAAAAAATCAACTGA
- a CDS encoding DeoR/GlpR family DNA-binding transcription regulator, which produces MLTPERHELILQLLKQQNVVKIQELMDITNTSESTIRRDLTQLEQEGFLKRVHGGAARLQGKISEPSMSEKAFKNIQEKKMIAAYAANLVEDGDSIYLDAGSTITEMIPYLKDRDIVVVTNGLMHLSTLLEARIQTFITGGYVKEKTNALVGRGAILSLDNYRFDKCFMGVNGIHPEYGYTTPDQEEAMVKSKALTLSREAFFVADDSKFSEVYFSKIADLHEASIITNSLDEEVNDFYSRKTSIKVVKE; this is translated from the coding sequence TTGTTAACACCTGAAAGGCATGAACTTATTTTACAATTGCTTAAACAACAAAACGTTGTCAAGATACAAGAGTTAATGGATATTACGAATACATCTGAATCAACCATAAGACGTGATTTGACTCAATTAGAGCAAGAAGGTTTTTTGAAAAGAGTTCATGGTGGCGCAGCGAGGCTTCAAGGGAAAATAAGTGAGCCAAGTATGAGTGAAAAAGCGTTCAAAAACATCCAAGAGAAAAAAATGATCGCCGCCTATGCAGCAAATCTAGTAGAAGATGGAGACAGTATTTATTTAGATGCAGGGTCAACTATTACAGAAATGATACCCTATTTAAAAGATCGTGACATTGTAGTGGTAACAAACGGTCTTATGCATTTGTCCACATTACTAGAAGCTCGAATCCAAACCTTTATTACAGGTGGTTATGTCAAAGAAAAAACAAACGCTTTAGTAGGACGTGGCGCTATATTGAGTCTTGATAACTACCGATTTGATAAATGTTTTATGGGAGTCAATGGTATTCACCCTGAATATGGGTATACTACTCCTGATCAAGAAGAAGCTATGGTGAAAAGTAAGGCACTAACATTATCAAGAGAAGCTTTCTTTGTCGCAGATGACAGTAAATTTTCTGAAGTGTATTTTTCGAAAATTGCTGATTTGCACGAAGCTTCTATTATTACAAACTCCCTGGATGAGGAAGTAAACGATTTTTATTCAAGGAAAACTAGTATAAAGGTTGTGAAAGAATGA
- a CDS encoding PTS fructose transporter subunit IIABC, giving the protein MKITELLTQETILLNIEGNGKLDAINQLVDTLYSAGKLTDKDTYKQAILKREEQSTTGIGEGIAIPHAKTSAVKSPAIAFGRSISGVDYESLDGQPANLFFMIAAPDGANNTHLEALSRLSTLLLKEEVRSKLLNATSKQDIISIIDSYDVEEESVEENIADKKNFIVAVTACPTGIAHTYMAADSLKAKAAEMGVDIKVETNGSGGAKNVLTAEEIENATAVIVAADTKVQMDRFNGKHVLETPVADGIRKPEELINRALKQQAPVYQGGSGSSSGEGKAEGKKGIGSQIYKHLMNGVSNMLPFVVGGGILIAISFMFGYNSADPNDPSYNAFAAVIKYIGGDNAFALLVPVLAGFIAMSIADRPGFAPGMVAGFMAAQGGAGFLGGLIGGFLAGYLVIGLKKLLEVLPRSLEGIKTILLYPLLGIFFTGLIMNYVIMEPVAAINTGMTNWLSGLGTGNAVILGIILGAMMAFDMGGPINKSAYVFGTGLIANGVFEPMAAIMAGGMVPPLAIALATVLFKKKFTKQEKDAGLTNFIMGLSFITEGAIPFAAADPLRVIPSVAIGAAVTGGLSMFFNIGLRAPHGGIFVVGLVDGNPLLYLLAIVIGAIIAALLLGLLKKPVQQK; this is encoded by the coding sequence ATGAAAATTACCGAGTTATTAACGCAAGAGACTATCCTTTTAAATATTGAAGGAAACGGGAAACTGGATGCTATCAATCAGTTAGTGGATACTCTTTATTCGGCAGGGAAATTAACAGATAAAGACACATATAAGCAAGCCATTTTAAAAAGAGAAGAGCAAAGTACAACTGGGATTGGAGAAGGGATTGCCATTCCCCATGCAAAAACGAGTGCCGTAAAATCACCGGCAATTGCGTTCGGTCGATCAATTAGTGGTGTTGATTATGAATCACTTGATGGACAGCCAGCAAATCTATTTTTTATGATTGCTGCACCAGATGGAGCGAATAACACTCATCTTGAGGCATTATCAAGATTATCAACTTTATTACTTAAAGAAGAAGTTCGTTCTAAGTTATTAAATGCAACGTCTAAACAAGATATTATATCTATAATCGATAGCTATGATGTAGAGGAAGAATCGGTCGAGGAAAATATTGCAGATAAGAAGAATTTCATTGTTGCAGTAACTGCTTGTCCAACTGGTATAGCTCATACTTATATGGCAGCAGATTCTTTAAAAGCAAAAGCAGCTGAAATGGGAGTAGATATTAAGGTTGAAACAAATGGATCTGGCGGTGCAAAAAATGTTCTTACGGCTGAAGAAATTGAAAATGCAACGGCGGTAATCGTAGCAGCTGATACGAAAGTACAAATGGATCGTTTTAACGGCAAACATGTGCTGGAAACACCTGTTGCAGATGGTATTCGTAAACCTGAAGAACTGATTAACCGTGCTCTTAAGCAGCAAGCTCCAGTTTATCAAGGAGGCTCTGGTTCTAGTTCGGGCGAAGGGAAAGCAGAAGGAAAAAAAGGTATTGGAAGTCAAATCTATAAACACTTAATGAATGGTGTATCCAATATGTTGCCATTTGTTGTCGGTGGCGGGATTTTAATTGCGATCTCTTTTATGTTTGGTTATAACTCTGCTGATCCGAATGATCCGAGCTATAATGCATTTGCAGCTGTAATTAAATATATCGGTGGAGATAATGCGTTTGCACTATTAGTGCCAGTTCTTGCTGGATTTATTGCAATGAGTATTGCTGATCGTCCTGGTTTTGCACCAGGTATGGTGGCTGGATTTATGGCAGCTCAAGGTGGCGCAGGATTCCTTGGTGGCTTAATTGGCGGATTCTTAGCAGGTTATTTAGTGATTGGCTTGAAAAAATTGTTAGAAGTTCTACCAAGATCATTAGAAGGAATTAAAACAATTCTACTGTATCCATTATTAGGGATTTTCTTTACTGGACTTATCATGAATTATGTGATTATGGAACCAGTCGCAGCAATTAATACAGGAATGACTAATTGGTTATCAGGTCTTGGAACTGGAAATGCGGTAATTTTAGGAATTATATTAGGTGCGATGATGGCCTTTGATATGGGTGGTCCAATCAATAAATCTGCCTATGTTTTTGGTACGGGTCTTATTGCAAATGGTGTATTTGAACCAATGGCTGCGATTATGGCTGGTGGAATGGTTCCACCACTTGCAATTGCATTAGCAACTGTATTATTTAAAAAGAAATTTACGAAACAAGAAAAAGATGCAGGCTTAACAAACTTTATTATGGGACTTTCGTTTATTACAGAAGGGGCAATCCCATTTGCTGCAGCAGATCCATTGCGTGTTATTCCATCTGTTGCAATTGGAGCAGCAGTTACTGGTGGATTATCAATGTTCTTTAATATTGGATTAAGAGCCCCACATGGCGGAATTTTCGTTGTTGGATTAGTTGATGGAAATCCATTGTTATATCTTTTAGCAATCGTTATTGGCGCTATTATAGCTGCTCTATTATTAGGACTATTGAAGAAACCTGTTCAACAAAAATAA
- a CDS encoding anthranilate synthase component II: MILLIDNYDSFTYNLFQYLGELGEEIKVVRNDEITVEAIRSLNPERIVLSPGPGRPENAGILIELIQSLYQEYPILGICLGHQGIGYAFGSEVGKALNVMHGKTSILKVTGNSVFRHIEQPIEVMRYHSLVIKKDTLHEDFEVLAYSTDDNEIMAIKHKQYPLYGYQFHPESVGTVSGKQLLQNFINETRKEVQR, from the coding sequence ATGATTTTATTAATCGATAATTATGATTCTTTTACGTATAACTTATTTCAATATTTAGGGGAATTAGGAGAAGAAATAAAGGTTGTTCGAAATGATGAAATCACTGTAGAAGCTATTCGAAGTTTAAATCCTGAGCGCATTGTTTTGTCACCAGGACCAGGTAGGCCAGAAAATGCAGGCATTTTAATTGAGCTTATCCAATCCCTCTATCAGGAATATCCGATATTAGGAATTTGCTTAGGCCATCAGGGAATTGGATATGCTTTTGGATCAGAAGTAGGAAAGGCGTTAAATGTAATGCATGGAAAAACATCCATATTAAAGGTGACTGGTAATTCTGTTTTTCGTCATATCGAACAACCAATCGAAGTGATGAGATACCATTCTCTTGTTATAAAAAAGGATACATTGCATGAGGACTTTGAAGTATTAGCTTATTCAACGGATGATAACGAGATAATGGCGATTAAGCATAAGCAGTATCCTCTTTATGGCTATCAATTTCATCCTGAGTCAGTTGGAACAGTTAGCGGAAAGCAATTACTGCAAAATTTTATCAATGAAACAAGAAAGGAAGTTCAAAGATGA